The following proteins come from a genomic window of Leishmania major strain Friedlin complete genome, chromosome 17:
- the RAC-A gene encoding receptor-type adenylate cyclase a: MQIRPSLGGCLRHGGAGDHAARQMSRLRATKLLVSTAVACVLLCSAPWVLAEITNNAEQEPVYILNAMYSTEAYTDDDAKALWTGMDMAFYSSQYKAAGGRPIKILHPDPDQDNLYDIAEVILHSLARQEKLLAVLGPYLDGRLTAALGNAEVVQSGLVLIAPFTGSSGVRTWSDSVYFTRAEPMVELKVVVKHIINKLRFRRIAFMRLTGMHFGREEMMYVQDTLASLLRDPAVIYSVPYSEISVAVDEAAFDAMADTHPQVIILWAAPVPQVIHFLEKVMTDPRTSSAYIMSCSMIQRVVFDVYKRLLSAGSIKPQDGRILASATTSPVSSSMKYMEAFKTQMADYIEHSGSFDYYPVDDNAEALGQKARPEAPRSRKYTIDEFFQEHPSIAKLMALGWLSGTLVQQTLQQTDWIVNRSTYKAGLFNQNRFVIGGDYVLGDYGGPCEPLAQFLGASCYCNQGGHSAMLTALRNASWYTVFDSSFQYPQSECNSSKSQIVVAVNVLTLLHEGYPKLIDAGMQLNEVLPHAFDSTLCKGYQVGSTFLRVETAKAQLLFDTEVSNYSVDIVAGPILQGLDVGEMFVLNPLQNLPQLRTERRNYVYLMPTLEQQLYVMYATIDALRNTMHVLEDTAVVLRGYSAEEVVGISEILFKTAGTFNLPDPSIAAISLTDSLHDLLSPTAINIVMGMQDGDSVHFANFLAKHIDAMVVVCFDELTMYYEELRATFSVQQASVQGRLMSFSSLPLWTDTSTEAEDRWPILQRFHNIFPDPINHTPSLLRDVVIAGFIQALVSTTTVVETKLLTNAVYINGGVTTYGFTLGTFEWGCTTTTKGESCVYKNFGASSIEILSIQRMLDPTVPQLSPPITPAMEYRPRQRLHALTPAQRNGLIAGCVVGVVVLITTCTLILYCCMDSRNNDAAPKDGDEPVTLLFTDIESSTALWAALPQLMADAIAAHHRVIRQLLKKYGGYEVKTIGDSFMIACRSAHSAVSLACEIQTKLLKHDWGTEALDSAYHKFELARVDTLDDYVPPTARLSEEEYAALWRGLRVRMGIHTGLTDIRYDEVTKGYDYYGDTPNMAARTEAVANGGQVLATEATWWALSNDERAGTAHTVMGPQGLRGVPFAVEMFQLNAVPGRRHAALRTEIEAMLPEDTATETASSAAGALLSSVGTMSDPAAGIAFVLTSCFAPYPAAQRVRELQPLLSKWGVGAPPRSRLVSEEDYCQGLMNRLAVRIATVSQARLQLTREDAADGGLKRASSEALNPLAREGDCAAGGVRPRVTGSSAASLPVGIGSAMREWHVRSRLMNDTGRPSVTHVSQQRASQLTSHTEAQDAVFRLSALSVPESTVESSGADDEEIVIVRVSRNPHYARHAFE; this comes from the coding sequence ATGCAGATCCGACCATCCCTTGGCGGGTGCCTCCGCcatggcggtgccggtgatCATGCTGCCCGCCAGATGTCACGGTTGCGCGCCACAAAGCTGCTCGTGTCGACTGCtgttgcgtgcgtgttgctGTGCTCCGCACCGTGGGTGCTGGCGGAGATCACCAACAACGCCGAACAGGAGCCGGTATACATTCTGAACGCCATGTATTCGACCGAGGCTTACACCGATGATGACGCCAAGGCCCTGTGGACAGGCATGGACATGGCTTTCTACAGCTCCCAGTACAAGGCTGCCGGCGGGCGGCCCATCAAGATCCTTCATCCCGACCCTGACCAGGACAACTTGTATGACATAGCGGAGGTGATACTTCACTCCCTCGCCCGCCAAGAGAAGCTGCTCGCCGTGCTTGGACCGTACTTGGATGGACGCCTGACGGCAGCCCTAGGTAATGCTGAAGTGGTCCAATCTGGGCTGGTGCTGATCGCTCCCTTCACCGGCTCCTCCGGCGTGCGAACCTGGAGCGACTCCGTGTACTTCACCCGCGCTGAGCCGATGGTGGAGCTCAAGGTTGTCGTTAAACACATTATCAACAAGCTCCGTTTTCGCCGTATTGCCTTCATGCGCTTGACCGGCATGCATTTTGGCAGGGAGGAGATGATGTACGTGCAGGACACGCTCGCGTCCCTGTTGCGCGACCCAGCCGTCATATATAGCGTGCCGTACTCCGAGATCAGTGTGGCGGTGGATGAGGCAGCCTTTGACGCGATGGCGGACACGCACCCGCAGGTGATCATTCTGTGGGCTGCGCCCGTGCCGCAGGTGATCCATTTCCTCGAAAAGGTGATGACGGACCCGCGCACGTCGTCGGCGTACATCATGTCCTGCTCAATGATACAGCGGGTCGTGTTTGATGTGTACAAGCGCCTGCTCAGCGCGGGCAGCATCAAGCCGCAGGACGGCCGGATCCTCGCGAGCGCCACGACCTCGCCCGTCTCTAGCAGCATGAAGTACATGGAAGCGTTCAAGACGCAGATGGCCGACTACATCGAGCACTCCGGCAGTTTTGACTACTACCCCGTCGACGACaacgcggaggcgctgggGCAGAAGGCACGGCCTGAGGCGCCGCGCTCCAGGAAGTACACAATAGACGAGTTCTTTCAGGAGCACCCGAGTATTGCGAAGTTGATGGCGCTGGGGTGGTTGTCGGGgacgctggtgcagcagacgctgcagcaAACCGACTGGATTGTGAACCGGTCGACGTACAAGGCCGGACTGTTCAACCAGAACCGGTTCGTCATCGGGGGCGACTACGTACTGGGCGACTACGGTGGTCCGTGCGAACCGCTCGCGCAGTTCCTGGGTGCGAGTTGCTACTGCAACCAAGGCGGTCACTCAGCGATGCTGACAGCCTTGCGGAACGCCTCGTGGTACACCGTGTTCGACTCGAGCTTTCAGTACCCGCAATCGGAGTGCAACTCATCGAAAAGTCAGATCGTAGTGGCGGTGAATGTGCTGACGCTTCTACACGAGGGCTATCCGAAGCTGATCGATGCGGGTATGCAGCTCAACGAGGTACTACCCCATGCCTTCGACAGTACCCTCTGCAAGGGGTACCAGGTGGGCTCGACCTTTCTGAGAGTAGAGACGGCGAAGGCTCAGCTGCTGTTTGACACGGAGGTGTCAAACTATTCCGTCGACATTGTTGCCGGGCCCATCTTGCAGGGACTCGACGTGGGTGAGATGTTCGTGTTAAACCCGCTGCAAAACCTTCCACAACTGCGGACGGAGAGGCGCAACTACGTGTACCTGATGCCGACGTTAGAGCAGCAGCTTTATGTCATGTACGCGACGATCGACGCGCTCCGCAACACTATGCATGTGCTTGAGGATACGGCCGTGGTGTTGCGCGGATACTCCGCAGAGGAGGTAGTTGGGATTTCAGAGATTCTGTTCAAGACGGCGGGCACCTTCAACTTGCCGGACCCGTCCATTGCCGCCATTTCCCTCACGGACAGCTTGCATGACTTACTGTCACCAACGGCCATTAACATCGTCATGGGCATGCAGGACGGCGACAGCGTTCACTTTGCGAACTTCCTCGCCAAGCACATCGATGCCATGGTTGTGGTGTGCTTCGATGAACTGACGATGTACTACGAGGAGCTTCGGGCGACGTTTTCCGTGCAGCAAGCGTCGGTGCAGGGGCGACTGATGTCATTCAGTAGTCTGCCACTGTGGACCGACACATCGACCGAAGCAGAGGATCGCTGGCCGATTCTCCAGCGCTTCCACAACATCTTCCCCGACCCCATCAACCACACGCCGTCTCTGCTGCGTGACGTGGTCATTGCCGGCTTCATTCAGGCGCTGGTTTCCACGACGACTGTGGTAGAAACCAAGTTACTAACGAATGCGGTGTACATCAACGGCGGTGTCACGACGTACGGCTTCACACTCGGCACTTTTGAATGGGGCTGCACGACGACAACTAAAGGTGAATCGTGTGTGTACAAGAACTTCGGCGCGTCGAGTATCGAGATATTGTCGATCCAGCGGATGCTGGACccgacggtgccgcagctgtccCCCCCGATAACGCCTGCAATGGAGTATCGGCCGCGCCAGAGGCTGCATGCGCTGAcacctgcgcagcgcaaCGGCCTTATTGCTGGCTGCGTCGTGGGTGTTGTGGTGCTGATCACCACGTGTACGCTGATACTGTACTGCTGCATGGACAGCCGCAacaacgacgccgcgccgaAGGACGGTGACGAGCCGGTGACGCTGCTCTTCACGGACATTGAGAGCAGCACTGCGCtgtgggcggcgctgccacagctGATGGCTGACGCGattgctgcgcaccaccgtgtGATCCGGCAGCTGTTGAAGAAGTACGGGGGCTACGAGGTGAAGACGATCGGCGACTCGTTCATGATCGCGTGCAggagcgcgcacagcgctgtGAGCCTTGCATGCGAGATCCAGacgaagctgctgaagcacgACTGGGGtacggaggcgctggacaGCGCGTACCACAAGTTCGagcttgcgcgcgtggacACTTTGGACGACTACGTGCCGCCGACTGCGCGgctgagcgaggaggagtacgctgcgctgtggcgcgggctgcgcgtgcgcatgggGATCCACACGGGGCTGACCGACATCCGCTACGACGAGGTGACGAAGGGGTACGACTACTACGGCGACACGCCGAACATGGCTGCGCGCACGGAGGCTGTTGCGAATGGCGGGCAGGTTCTCGCGACGGAGGCTACGTGGTGGGCGCTGTCGAACGACGAGCGCGCGGGTACTGCGCACACTGTGATGGGACCGCAGGGGCTGCGCGGTGTGCCGTTCGCCGTGGAGATGTTCCAGCTGAACGCTGTGcctggccgccgccacgctgcgctgcgcactgagatcgaggcgatgctgccggAGGATACAGCGACGGAGACGGCCTCgagcgctgcaggcgcgctgCTATCGTCTGTGGGGACAATGAGCGACCCTGCTGCTGGCATTGCCTTCGTGCTGACGAGCTGCTTTGCGCCGTAccccgctgcgcagcgcgtgcgagagctgcagccgctgctgagcaagTGGGGCgttggtgcgccgccgcggagtcGTCTTGTGAGTGAGGAGGACTACTGCCAGGGGCTGATGAACCGTCTTGCGGTTCGAATTGCGACGGTGTCGCAGGCTCGGCTGCAGTTGACGCGTGAGGACGCAGCTGATGGAGGCTTGAAACGGGCTTCCAGCGAAGCGCTGAATCCGTTAGCGCGTGAGGGGGACtgtgctgccggcggagTGCGGCCGCGCGTAACAGGctcgtcggcggcgtcgttACCGGTGGGTATCGGCTCTGCGATGCGTGAGTGGCATGTGCGCAGCCGTTTGATGAATGACACTGGGCGCCCGTCAGTGACCCATGTGAGCCAGCAGAGAGCTAGCCAGCTGACGAGCCATACGGAAGCACAGGACGCTGTTTTCCGGTTGAGCGCACTCAGCGTACCTGAGAGCACAGTGGAGAGCAGTGGGGCAGATGACGAGGAAATTGTTATCGTCCGTGTGTCCCGAAACCCGCATTATGCAAGGCACGCCTTCGAGTGA
- a CDS encoding putative receptor-type adenylate cyclase translates to MACWTVVATTCWGTGCVGVSDRVSYRGHKRTLEALRVSAWRRGLRLVAVSVLAVVAAALCAALPVWAADGSGKDPAKNPVYLLNATYSLDPSTTKDAKALWLGIDSALHASGYRTASGRPVEIVNPDPAVNKSDIIAVVQRALEKYPTLLGVIGPFMDPLTSTVVKSDAFNGTDLMFLAPFTGSDAVRVWNNDVYFTRGDPWTEMTILLTYMLKTIRPRRTAFMYLTGAQFGDSEYKMVVSLLSSFSLDLPAVYTAPYSMTNTAVKKKTFDAMADTRPQVIIVWGIPGEQVVKFLQAVLTDPRTSSAYIMTCFPLQQIVYRVYYDLAMAGKLTPVDGQIMSSATSLPISHTEVEHVRLFRTEMVDYMQKTGRVDASLWADEAKAVQKYGPGEHEASSSDSAAYMHSFYHEHPSTGQLMIAGWLSGKLIDQTLQEPLWTIDRKTYKAGLFDQTRYVIGKDIVLGDYGGPCTSIAEYLGAVCYCNQGGRASILQGLFKAAWVLLPDAIFNYEQSACYLNKIVLSKPLNVVTLNFSDLPKLRKAAEDMVKVIPRAISEERLGFSAFNPAMLNVTQLTAQGALDWEFLNYSVDLVTGPMLRSIDLSGLLVISPVFNRPNVLVAKENYLFLMPTLEQEMYVMYSELSSVRSLTSIGDVVNLVLHEYRNSNVKSITAVAMKTAATFNVPDPTVEAVSSRTSVESSLAPDRINFVLGITDQDVDGIASFLSKNPLAIVVISFVDLAHEYDRLTAAFAKLPDTVQARVITFTNLPLWSDTSPSALESYPLLKLLNAIFPNSADHTPSLLRDLLSIVFIQAVAYGDGGFAKPTSLQESIYKKGVINAYSVTLGRFTWNCTATTNGESCVYKNFGASNIAMLSVQRMLDPTVPQLSSPGTPAMEYRPRKKLDKLTSSERNGLIAGLVMFTVILLAAVPMILCWCMDNRNNDAAPKDGDEPVTLLFTDIESSTALWAALPQLMADAIAAHHRVIRQLLKKYGGYEVKTIGDSFMIACRSAHSAVSLACEIQTKLLKHDWGTEALDSAYREFELARVDTLDDYVPPTARLSEEEYAALWRGLRVRVGIHTGLTDIRYDEVTKGYDYYGDTSNMAARTEAVANGGQVVATEATWWALSNDERAGTAHTAMGPQGLRGVPFAVEMFQLNAVPGRRHAALRTEIEAMLPEGTATETASSAAGALLSSAGTINGPAAGIAFVLTSCFAPYPAAQRVRELQPLLSKWGVGAPPRSRLVSEEDYCQGLMNRLAVRIATVSQARQRMGSNEAGVSGDIQNLISSGLLNPLLGEGSFISDGARARHSGVIAVPPTAEPSAMRESRVLRRSTLNGLTFSRGPSSKKASLSVNTAGFLDDVVPFTAQGSRRPSEEHNSRSASVSCEVVVVRMPMKLGCRRRPSLLEPLAEDEAEEA, encoded by the coding sequence ATGGCGTGCTGGACAGTGGTCGCCACCACTTGTTGGGGCACTGGCTGCGTGGGCGTGAGTGATCGCGTGAGCTACCGGGGCCACAAACGCACGCTCGAGGCGTTGCGGGTgtcggcgtggcggcggggTTTGCGGTTGGTGGCAGTTTCTGTGctcgcggtggtggcagcagctctcTGCGCTGCACTGCCTGTATGGGCtgccgacggcagcggcaaggacCCTGCAAAAAACCCGGTCTACCTACTGAACGCTACGTATTCCCTCGACCCATCCACGACGAAAGATGCGAAGGCGCTGTGGCTGGGCATCGACTCCGCGCTGCACGCTTCTGGTTACAGGACTGCTAGCGGTCGGCCGGTCGAGATCGTGAACCCGGACCCAGCTGTCAACAAGTCCGACATCATTGCCGTCGTACAGAGGGCGCTCGAGAAGTACCCGACGCTTCTTGGCGTGATTGGGCCCTTTATGGACCCGTTGACGTCGACTGTCGTGAAAAGTGACGCGTTCAATGGGACGGACTTGATGTTCCTGGCTCCTTTCACCGGGTCGGatgcggtgcgcgtgtggaaCAACGACGTGTACTTCACGCGTGGCGATCCGTGGACGGAGATGACGATCCTGCTGACGTACATGCTGAAAACGATTCGCCCTCGCCGCACTGCGTTTATGTATCTGACGGGTGCGCAGTTCGGCGACTCCGAGTACAAGATGGTAGTAtcgcttctctcctccttttcgcTCGACCTGCCGGCTGTGTACACCGCGCCGTACTCGATGACGAACACTGCTGTGAAGAAGAAGACCTTCGACGCGATGGCGGACACGCGCCCGCAGGTGATCATAGTCTGGGGAATACCTGGTGAGCAGGTTGTGAAGTTCCTGCAGGCTGTGCTGACGGACCCGCGTACGTCGTCGGCGTACATCATGACCTGCTtcccgctgcagcagatAGTATACCGGGTGTACTACGATCTCGCGATGGCTGGGAAGCTGACGCCTGTGGACGGGCAGATCATGTCGAGCGCCACCTCACTTCCGATTTCTCATACAGAAGTCGAGCATGTGAGGCTATTCCGTACCGAGATGGTGGATTACATGCAGAAGACCGGCCGCGTGGACGCGAGCCTGTGGGCCGACGAGGCGAAGGCTGTGCAGAAGTACGGCCCCGGAGAGCATgaggcgtcgtcgtcggacTCTGCTGCATACATGCACAGCTTTTACCACGAGCACCCAAGCACTGGGCAGCTGATGATTGCTGGGTGGCTTTCGGGCAAGCTGATTGAtcagacgctgcaggagccgCTGTGGACCATCGATCGGAAGACGTACAAGGCTGGGCTCTTCGATCAGACCCGCTACGTGATTGGCAAAGATATTGTTCTTGGTGACTACGGCGGGCCGTGCACCTCCATCGCCGAGTATCTGGGCGCTGTGTGCTACTGTAACCAGGGCGGTCGTGCCTCGATTCTCCAAGGCCTGTTCAAGGCCGCGTGGGTGCTCTTACCGGATGCTATCTTCAACTACGAGCAGTCTGCCTGCTACTTAAACAAGATCGTACTCTCAAAGCCGCTGAATGTGGTGACGCTGAACTTCTCCGACCTCCCAAAGCTGAGGAAGGCTGCTGAGGATATGGTCAAGGTGATCCCACGTGCCATCAGCGAAGAGCGCCTGGGTTTTTCAGCTTTCAACCCCGCGATGCTGAATGTAACGCAGCTGACAGCGCAGGGTGCGCTTGACTGGGAGTTCTTAAACTACTCCGTCGATCTGGTCACCGGTCCGATGCTTCGAAGCATCGACTTGAGTGGACTGCTGGTGATCTCTCCTGTCTTTAACCGACCAAACGTATTGGTGGCGAAGGAGAACTACCTGTTCCTGATGCCGACGCTGGAGCAGGAGATGTACGTCATGTATTCGGAGCTGTCGTCTGTGAGGTCCCTAACGTCGATTGGCGACGTTGTGAACCTTGTGCTTCACGAGTACAGAAACTCAAACGTGAAGAGCATCACTGCAGTAGCGATGAAGACGGCCGCCACGTTCAACGTTCCCGACCCAACCGTCGAGGCCGTCTCATCGAGGACGTCGGTGGAGTCTTCGCTTGCGCCTGATAGGATCAACTTTGTTCTTGGGATCACGGACCAAGACGTAGATGGGATCGCCAGCTTCCTTTCAAAGAACCCATTGGCGATCGTGGTTATTTCGTTTGTGGACTTGGCGCATGAATACGACAGACTCACAGCTGCCTTCGCCAAGCTTCCCGACACTGTGCAGGCGCGTGTGATCACGTTCACTAATCTGCCGCTCTGGAGCGACACGTCGCCGAGTGCCCTCGAGAGCTAtccgctgctgaagctgctcaACGCCATTTTTCCGAACTCCGCGGACCACACGCCGTCTCTGCTGCGCGACCTCTTATCCATCGTCTTTATCCAGGCTGTGGCCTACGGGGATGGCGGCTTTGCTAAGCCGACCTCACTCCAGGAGAGCATATATAAAAAGGGCGTCATCAACGCGTACAGCGTGACCCTGGGCCGCTTTACGTGGAACTGCACAGCTACAACTAACGGTGAATCGTGCGTGTACAAGAACTTCGGTGCATCGAACATTGCGATGCTCTCCGTGCAGCGGATGCTGGACccgacggtgccgcagctgtctTCTCCCGGAACGCCGGCGATGGAGTATCGGCCGCGCAAAAAGCTGGATAAGCTGACGTCCTCGGAACGCAACGGCCTCATCGCTGGCCTCGTTATGTTCACTGTCATCTTGCTTGCAGCTGTTCCCATGATACTTTGCTGGTGCATGGACAACCGCAacaacgacgccgcgccgaAGGACGGTGACGAGCCGGTGACGCTGCTCTTCACGGACATTGAGAGCAGCACTGCGCtgtgggcggcgctgccacagctGATGGCTGACGCGattgctgcgcaccaccgtgtGATCCGGCAGCTGTTGAAGAAGTACGGGGGCTACGAGGTGAAGACGATCGGCGACTCGTTCATGATCGCGTGCAggagcgcgcacagcgctgtGAGCCTTGCATGCGAGATCCAGacgaagctgctgaagcacgACTGGGGtacggaggcgctggacaGCGCGTACCGCGAGTTCGagcttgcgcgcgtggacACTTTGGACGACTACGTGCCGCCGACTGCGCGgctgagcgaggaggagtacgctgcgctgtggcgcgggctgcgcgtgcgcgtggggaTCCACACGGGGCTGACCGACATCCGCTACGACGAGGTGACGAAGGGGTACGACTACTACGGCGACACGTCGAACATGGCTGCGCGCACGGAGGCTGTTGCGAATGGCGGGCAGGTTGTCGCGACGGAGGCTACGTGGTGGGCGCTGTCGAACGACGAGCGCGCGGGTACTGCGCACACTGCGATGGGACCGCAGGGGCTGCGCGGTGTGCCGTTCGCCGTGGAGATGTTCCAGCTGAACGCTGTGcctggccgccgccacgctgcgctgcgcactgagatcgaggcgatgctgccggAGGGTACAGCGACGGAGACGGCCTCgagcgctgcaggcgcgctgCTATCGTCTGCGGGCACGATAAAtggccctgctgctggcatTGCCTTCGTGCTGACGAGCTGCTTTGCGCCGTAccccgctgcgcagcgcgtgcgagagctgcagccgctgctgagcaagTGGGGCgttggtgcgccgccgcggagtcGTCTTGTGAGTGAGGAGGACTACTGCCAGGGGCTGATGAACCGTCTTGCGGTTCGGATTGCGACGGTGTCGCAGGCCCGCCAGCGGATGGGCAGTAACGAGGCTGGTGTTTCAGGAGATATACAGAACCTTATTTCTAGTGGATTGCTGAACCCGTTGCTGGGTGAGGGCAGCTTTATCTCGGACGGCGCGAGGGCACGGCATTCGGGGGTGATAGCGGTGCCGCCCACTGCGGAACCGTCTGCGATGCGCGAGTCACGTGTCTTGAGGAGATCGACTTTGAATGGGCTAACATTCTCAAGAGGTCCATCAAGTAAGAAGGCAAGCTTGAGCGTAAACACCGCAGGATTTCTTGATGACGTCGTGCCTTTCACCGCTCAGGGGTCACGGCGGCCGTCAGAGGAGCACAATTCGCGGAGCGCGAGCGTGTCATGCGAGGTCGTCGTTGTGCGGATGCCGATGAAGCtcgggtgccgccgccgcccaagCTTGCTGGAGCCGTTGGCGGAGGAtgaggccgaggaggcgtaG